A part of Gadus morhua chromosome 17, gadMor3.0, whole genome shotgun sequence genomic DNA contains:
- the LOC115529269 gene encoding protein transport protein Sec24D-like isoform X2, with amino-acid sequence MGGPVFRGRGRGLQRSERRAALGVYEAARRGGPGGGGPLQLLRGRGHGASLSLSLSLSLSLSLSLSLSLSLSLSLSLSLSAAECSGKLFIFHASIPTAEAPGKLKNRDDKKLVSTDKEKTLFHPVKGMYEQLSKDCVAQGCSVDLFLFSSQYLDIATMGDVPAHTGGAVYKYSNFQVETDGEHFLRDLRKDVEKPIGFDAIMRVRTSTGFRATDFFGGVYMNNTTDVELAAVDCDHAITVELKHDDTLSEETGAFMQCALLYTTAGGQRRLRVHNLSLNCSSQLMELFKSCETDSLINFFAKTAYRAILKQPLKSVREILVNQTAHMLACYRKNCASPSAASQNVLPELDSPQSRKVRAIISSLMQQRPNSMKPLAGLRARCCHQLTSDPSAPPT; translated from the exons ATGGGGGGCCCGGTGTTCAGGGGCCGCGGGCGGGGCTTACAGCGCAGCGAGCGCCGGGCCGCCTTGGGCGTGTACGAGGCGGCGCGCCGTGGGGGTCCGGGCGGTGGGGGGCCGCTCCAGCTcctgcgggggcggggccacggcgcctctctctctctctctctctctctctctctctctctctctctctctctctctctctctctctctctctctctctctctctctctctctctctctgcggctGAGTGCAGCGGGAAGCTCTTCATCTTCCACGCCTCCATCCCGACCGCTGAGGCACCTGGGAAGTTGAAGAACCGAGACGATAAGAAGCTGGTCAGCACGGACAAGGAGAAG ACGCTGTTCCACCCGGTGAAGGGCATGTACGAGCAGCTGTCCAAGGACTGTGTAGCTCAGGGCTGCAGCGTGgacctcttcctgttctccaGCCAGTACCTGGACATCGCCACCATGGGGGATGTGCCTGCGCACACCGGGGGCGCCGTCTACAAGTACAGCAacttccag GTGGAGACCGACGGGGAACACTTCTTGAGGGACCTGAGGAAGGATGTGGAGAAGCCCATCGGGTTTGACGCCATCATGCGCGTCCGCACCAGCACAG GCTTCCGGGCGACGGACTTCTTCGGCGGCGTGTACATGAACAACACGACGGACGTGGAGCTGGCTGCGGTGGACTGTGACCACGCCATCACCGTGGAGCTGAAGCACGACGACACGCTCAGCGAGGAGACAGGCGCCTTCATGCAG TGTGCCTTGCTCTACACCACCGCCGGGGGCCAGAGGCGTCTGCGCGTCCACAACCTCAGTCTGAACTGCAGCTCCCAGCTGATGGAGCTGTTCAAGAGCTGCGAGACGGACTCGCTCATCAACTTCTTCGCCAAAACAG CCTACCGTGCCATCCTGAAGCAGCCACTGAAGAGCGTCCGGGAGATCCTGGTCAACCAGACCGCCCACATGCTGGCCTGCTACCGCAAGAACTGTGCCAGCCCCTCTGCCGCCAGCCAG AATGTGCTGCCAGAGTTGGACAGTCCCCAGTCCAGGAAGGTCCGGGCCATCATCAGCAGCCTGATGCAGCAGAGACCCAACTCCATGAAG CCCTTGGCTGGCCTAAGGGCCAGGTGTTGTCACCAGCTCACCTCAGACCCTTCTGCCCCACCTACATGA
- the LOC115529269 gene encoding protein transport protein Sec24D-like isoform X1: protein MGGPVFRGRGRGLQRSERRAALGVYEAARRGGPGGGGPLQLLRGRGHGASLSLSLSLSLSLSLSLSLSLSLSLSLSLSLSAAECSGKLFIFHASIPTAEAPGKLKNRDDKKLVSTDKEKTLFHPVKGMYEQLSKDCVAQGCSVDLFLFSSQYLDIATMGDVPAHTGGAVYKYSNFQVETDGEHFLRDLRKDVEKPIGFDAIMRVRTSTGFRATDFFGGVYMNNTTDVELAAVDCDHAITVELKHDDTLSEETGAFMQCALLYTTAGGQRRLRVHNLSLNCSSQLMELFKSCETDSLINFFAKTAYRAILKQPLKSVREILVNQTAHMLACYRKNCASPSAASQNVLPELDSPQSRKVRAIISSLMQQRPNSMKLQIVRSKDKLEVLFRQFLVEDKGLYGGASYMDFLCYVHREIRTLLI from the exons ATGGGGGGCCCGGTGTTCAGGGGCCGCGGGCGGGGCTTACAGCGCAGCGAGCGCCGGGCCGCCTTGGGCGTGTACGAGGCGGCGCGCCGTGGGGGTCCGGGCGGTGGGGGGCCGCTCCAGCTcctgcgggggcggggccacggcgcctctctctctctctctctctctctctctctctctctctctctctctctctctctctctctctctctctctctctctctctctctctctctctctgcggctGAGTGCAGCGGGAAGCTCTTCATCTTCCACGCCTCCATCCCGACCGCTGAGGCACCTGGGAAGTTGAAGAACCGAGACGATAAGAAGCTGGTCAGCACGGACAAGGAGAAG ACGCTGTTCCACCCGGTGAAGGGCATGTACGAGCAGCTGTCCAAGGACTGTGTAGCTCAGGGCTGCAGCGTGgacctcttcctgttctccaGCCAGTACCTGGACATCGCCACCATGGGGGATGTGCCTGCGCACACCGGGGGCGCCGTCTACAAGTACAGCAacttccag GTGGAGACCGACGGGGAACACTTCTTGAGGGACCTGAGGAAGGATGTGGAGAAGCCCATCGGGTTTGACGCCATCATGCGCGTCCGCACCAGCACAG GCTTCCGGGCGACGGACTTCTTCGGCGGCGTGTACATGAACAACACGACGGACGTGGAGCTGGCTGCGGTGGACTGTGACCACGCCATCACCGTGGAGCTGAAGCACGACGACACGCTCAGCGAGGAGACAGGCGCCTTCATGCAG TGTGCCTTGCTCTACACCACCGCCGGGGGCCAGAGGCGTCTGCGCGTCCACAACCTCAGTCTGAACTGCAGCTCCCAGCTGATGGAGCTGTTCAAGAGCTGCGAGACGGACTCGCTCATCAACTTCTTCGCCAAAACAG CCTACCGTGCCATCCTGAAGCAGCCACTGAAGAGCGTCCGGGAGATCCTGGTCAACCAGACCGCCCACATGCTGGCCTGCTACCGCAAGAACTGTGCCAGCCCCTCTGCCGCCAGCCAG AATGTGCTGCCAGAGTTGGACAGTCCCCAGTCCAGGAAGGTCCGGGCCATCATCAGCAGCCTGATGCAGCAGAGACCCAACTCCATGAAG ctGCAGATCGTGCGATCCAAGGACAAGCTGGAGGTGCTGTTCCGTCAGTTCCTGGTGGAGGACAAGGGGCTGTACGGCGGCGCCTCCTACATGGACTTCCTGTGCTACGTCCACCGCGAGATCAGGACGCTGCTCATCTAA
- the LOC115529277 gene encoding la-related protein 7-like produces the protein MFSTRSWERPHRRKADAGTRRWNKTLFGHRPLQDALSTISTVACVDTLEGDSEGHVRFKTPEEAQAVVNDRSAVAKEHGWTLDLLSGDHE, from the exons ATGTTTTCAACCAGAAGCTGGGAGCGGCCGCACAGAAGGAAAGCAGACGCTGGAACAAGACGCTGGAACAAGACGCTTTTTGGACACAGACCATTACAG GACGCCCTCTCTACAATATCTACGGTGGCCTGTGTGGACACactggagggagacagtgaaggACACGTCCGCTTCAAGACCCCCGAGGAAGCCCAGGCCGTCGTCAACGACCGCTCGGCCGTCGCCAAGGAACACGGCTGGACGCTGGATCTGCTCTCCG GTGATCATGAGTAA